A part of Chloracidobacterium sp. genomic DNA contains:
- the bioF gene encoding 8-amino-7-oxononanoate synthase: MSLSTLQAELTAELEAIRAADRWRELRPAQAPPTVTFQYNGRQWVNFSSNDYLGLAMHPRLIAAAQTATARWGTGATASRLICGTLALHAELETALVNFKVGGRPGYRALLFNSGYHANLSLLTALADARDVIFSDALNHASLIDGCRLSRATVVVYRHNDVDDLRAKIAAHPQARRKLIVTDAVFSMDGDLAPLNELLDLAEAAGAWVVLDEAHATGVLGPGGRGLAATLAQDNRPLITMGTLGKALGSFGAFVVAPSVVIELLINRARPFIFTTAPPPAPVAAALEAVRLLMESDEPVRALRANIARMATALGFAPTWPTPIFPVIFGTESATLAAMRALDECGFYVVGIRPPTVPPGASRLRLTVTAAHTEAQIAAVAEAIQALPTPRS, encoded by the coding sequence ATGTCCCTCTCGACGCTTCAAGCTGAACTCACAGCCGAACTGGAAGCCATTCGCGCGGCGGATCGGTGGCGCGAACTGCGCCCGGCGCAAGCGCCGCCGACGGTGACGTTTCAGTACAACGGCCGGCAGTGGGTGAACTTCTCCAGCAACGATTACCTTGGCTTGGCGATGCATCCGCGCCTGATCGCCGCCGCGCAGACGGCGACAGCCCGCTGGGGAACGGGCGCGACGGCAAGCCGTCTGATTTGCGGTACGCTGGCGCTGCATGCCGAGCTTGAGACCGCGTTGGTCAACTTCAAGGTCGGCGGACGCCCCGGCTACCGCGCGTTGCTTTTCAACAGCGGCTACCACGCCAACCTGTCGCTTCTGACGGCGCTGGCCGACGCGCGCGATGTCATCTTTTCCGACGCGCTCAATCACGCCAGTCTCATTGACGGCTGCCGCCTTAGCCGCGCCACGGTCGTCGTCTATCGTCACAACGACGTGGATGACCTGCGGGCTAAAATCGCCGCGCATCCGCAAGCGCGCAGGAAGCTCATCGTCACCGACGCCGTGTTTTCCATGGACGGCGACCTTGCGCCGCTCAACGAACTGCTTGACCTCGCCGAAGCCGCCGGCGCGTGGGTGGTGCTAGACGAAGCGCATGCGACGGGCGTGCTTGGCCCTGGGGGGCGCGGACTGGCGGCGACGCTTGCGCAGGACAACCGGCCGCTCATCACGATGGGTACGCTCGGCAAGGCGCTGGGGAGCTTTGGGGCGTTTGTCGTCGCGCCGAGCGTTGTGATCGAACTGCTCATCAACCGGGCGCGGCCATTCATTTTCACGACCGCTCCGCCGCCAGCCCCGGTCGCCGCCGCGTTGGAAGCTGTACGGTTGTTGATGGAAAGCGACGAACCGGTACGCGCTCTGCGCGCCAACATCGCTCGGATGGCGACGGCGCTGGGTTTTGCGCCGACGTGGCCGACGCCGATTTTCCCTGTCATCTTTGGCACGGAGTCGGCGACGCTGGCCGCGATGCGGGCGCTTGACGAATGCGGCTTCTACGTGGTGGGGATTCGTCCGCCGACCGTGCCGCCCGGCGCTTCGCGGCTGCGGCTGACGGTGACGGCCGCCCATACGGAAGCGCAGATTGCCGCCGTGGCCGAAGCGATTCAGGCCTTGCCGACGCCACGTTCGTGA
- a CDS encoding suppressor of fused domain protein — MSVPPIPASPPTPNPPTPRMRRLFFKMSEHWGRPTRMAAHDDLHIAVWEDPAGAATAFNTLGLSEVACAADGSPIELHWLVKHPLDLAGQTAAALFLAQLAAAARAPEVRFDWHGRVHTPGGVPGFTCCYDVWLHPALTDADPDTLEDAAGAVKLLYVIPLTEYENFVLAQRGVEALLDYVQTNAIDLLTPR, encoded by the coding sequence ATGTCCGTCCCACCCATTCCCGCCAGCCCACCGACGCCTAACCCGCCGACGCCGCGTATGCGGCGGCTGTTTTTCAAAATGTCCGAACACTGGGGGCGGCCGACCCGGATGGCGGCGCACGACGACCTGCACATCGCCGTCTGGGAAGACCCCGCCGGCGCAGCGACGGCCTTCAACACGCTGGGGCTGTCCGAAGTCGCCTGCGCCGCCGACGGCTCACCCATCGAACTGCACTGGTTGGTCAAACACCCGCTCGACCTTGCCGGGCAAACGGCGGCCGCCCTGTTCTTGGCGCAACTGGCGGCGGCGGCCCGCGCCCCGGAAGTACGATTTGACTGGCACGGTCGCGTACACACGCCGGGCGGCGTTCCCGGTTTCACCTGCTGTTACGACGTATGGCTGCACCCGGCGCTGACCGACGCCGATCCCGACACGCTCGAAGATGCGGCCGGCGCGGTCAAACTGCTCTACGTCATACCGCTGACCGAGTATGAAAACTTTGTTCTGGCGCAGCGCGGCGTGGAAGCTTTGCTCGATTATGTCCAGACAAATGCGATTGACTTGCTGACGCCGCGCTAA
- a CDS encoding molybdopterin molybdotransferase MoeA, with product MEPNEKPLSVAEAQAASLEWIVPVGVERVSLFEASGRVLAETVVAPHDLPAFDNSAMDGYAVVAADTAGASEAAPVRLNIIERVAAGDVPQHPVSSGQAVRIMTGAPLPEGASAVVMQEHVRREGETLVVTRPVRNGDNIRRRGEDVPAGQAVMTAGDRLTAAHVGVLAAFHRAFVTVRRRPVVAIVATGDELIEVDEPPTPGKVVNSNAYALAALVRECGASPLVSPLVRDDEAQLEAAFVAAAQAADLIVSSGGVSVGDRDLVKPTLARLGLEARFWRVWMKPGKPLLFGRVLGRPCFGLPGNPVSSMVCFHLFVRPALGKMLGLPEAQWRLPEVTATLTRDVKTKGDRPTYLRARLAYADGEWRAEVLPGQGSGMLTSMLGANGLVFFPEGKQHGAAGERAPALRLVSPGDV from the coding sequence ATGGAGCCGAACGAAAAACCGCTGTCCGTCGCCGAGGCGCAAGCCGCTTCACTGGAATGGATTGTACCGGTCGGCGTCGAGCGAGTCTCACTGTTTGAAGCGTCCGGGCGCGTGCTGGCGGAAACCGTCGTCGCGCCCCACGATTTGCCTGCGTTTGATAACTCGGCGATGGACGGCTACGCCGTGGTTGCGGCGGACACCGCCGGAGCAAGCGAAGCCGCGCCGGTGCGTTTGAACATCATCGAACGGGTGGCGGCGGGGGATGTCCCCCAGCATCCGGTGTCTTCCGGTCAGGCGGTTCGGATCATGACCGGCGCGCCGCTGCCCGAAGGCGCTTCGGCCGTCGTGATGCAGGAACACGTCCGGCGGGAAGGCGAAACGCTGGTGGTGACGCGGCCGGTGCGCAACGGCGACAACATTCGCCGCCGGGGCGAAGACGTACCGGCCGGTCAAGCCGTGATGACGGCCGGCGACCGGCTGACCGCCGCCCATGTCGGCGTGCTGGCCGCATTTCATCGGGCGTTCGTGACGGTACGCCGGCGGCCGGTCGTCGCCATTGTCGCCACCGGCGACGAACTGATCGAGGTGGATGAACCGCCGACGCCGGGCAAGGTCGTCAACAGCAACGCCTACGCGCTGGCCGCGCTCGTCCGGGAATGCGGCGCGTCGCCGCTGGTGTCGCCGCTTGTCCGCGACGACGAAGCGCAACTGGAGGCCGCCTTTGTCGCAGCCGCGCAGGCGGCCGACTTGATCGTGTCGTCCGGCGGGGTGTCGGTCGGCGACCGCGATCTGGTTAAGCCGACACTGGCGCGGCTCGGTTTGGAAGCCCGCTTTTGGCGCGTCTGGATGAAGCCGGGGAAACCGCTGCTGTTTGGGCGTGTGCTGGGACGGCCGTGCTTTGGACTCCCCGGCAACCCGGTGTCAAGTATGGTCTGTTTCCACCTGTTTGTCCGTCCGGCGCTCGGCAAGATGCTGGGGCTGCCGGAAGCGCAATGGCGGCTGCCGGAAGTCACTGCGACGCTGACGCGCGATGTCAAAACCAAGGGTGACCGTCCGACCTACTTGCGCGCGCGCCTTGCCTACGCCGACGGCGAGTGGCGCGCGGAAGTTCTGCCGGGACAAGGCTCCGGGATGCTGACCTCAATGCTGGGCGCGAACGGCTTGGTGTTTTTCCCCGAAGGCAAACAACATGGCGCGGCCGGCGAACGCGCACCGGCGCTGCGGTTGGTTTCTCCGGGCGACGTGTAA
- a CDS encoding ABC transporter permease → MSLDSFRESLTQAFATISAHKFRSLLTVLGVIIGTTSVILVSSVVTGLEERFAAMVERFGTNTIFVSKFEFNGPREPTFEERQRKDLTYEDGLAVAELPSVAVATACLGKWPGEQDAAIMKYRDRQASRPVLRGGDPAFLEARNMQILAGRYYTEVESRHGMSVAVIGYDTAETLFGTTEAVGNEFTINGQIFRVVGVLEKSAARGMFPGSNWEDNCAIIPHATFRRLYPRVKDYMIVARAKDGQLDRMVDDITRLLRKRRNVPFYKPDDFHISTPNAEKEGFGKITLVLAAIVVPISGMALLIGGIGVLNIMLVSVTERTKEIGTRRALGARRIDIIMQFLIEAMSLTGLGGCIGILVGLGVSGVINVAIPDLPSSVSAFWVVTGFAISVGIGLVAGLIPAIKAAYLDPAEALRYE, encoded by the coding sequence ATGTCGCTCGACAGCTTCCGCGAAAGTCTCACCCAAGCATTCGCCACCATTAGCGCGCACAAGTTTCGGTCGTTACTTACCGTGTTGGGCGTCATCATCGGGACGACCTCCGTGATTTTGGTCTCATCCGTCGTCACCGGACTTGAAGAACGCTTCGCCGCCATGGTCGAACGATTTGGAACCAACACCATCTTTGTCTCCAAGTTCGAATTCAACGGCCCGCGCGAACCGACGTTTGAAGAGCGGCAGCGTAAGGATTTGACCTACGAGGACGGCTTGGCCGTGGCTGAACTGCCGAGCGTCGCCGTGGCGACCGCCTGCCTCGGCAAGTGGCCCGGCGAGCAGGACGCCGCGATTATGAAGTACCGCGACCGGCAGGCGAGCCGTCCCGTCCTGCGCGGCGGCGACCCGGCGTTTCTCGAAGCGCGCAACATGCAAATCTTGGCTGGACGCTACTACACCGAGGTTGAAAGCCGGCACGGGATGTCGGTGGCCGTCATTGGCTACGACACGGCTGAGACGCTTTTCGGTACGACCGAGGCCGTCGGCAACGAGTTCACCATCAACGGGCAGATTTTTCGCGTCGTCGGCGTCCTTGAGAAAAGCGCTGCACGCGGGATGTTTCCCGGCTCAAACTGGGAAGACAACTGCGCCATCATTCCCCACGCGACGTTTCGCCGGCTTTATCCGCGCGTGAAGGACTACATGATCGTGGCCAGAGCCAAGGACGGCCAACTCGACCGCATGGTGGACGACATCACGCGGCTGCTGCGCAAGCGGCGCAACGTACCGTTTTACAAACCGGACGACTTTCACATCTCAACGCCCAACGCCGAAAAAGAAGGCTTTGGCAAAATCACGCTCGTGCTGGCCGCGATTGTTGTCCCGATTTCGGGCATGGCGTTGCTGATCGGCGGCATCGGCGTTCTGAACATCATGCTGGTTTCCGTCACGGAGCGGACGAAGGAAATCGGCACGCGCCGTGCTCTGGGCGCGCGGCGGATTGACATCATCATGCAGTTTCTAATTGAAGCGATGTCGCTGACCGGATTAGGCGGCTGCATCGGCATTTTGGTCGGGCTGGGCGTCAGCGGCGTCATCAATGTCGCCATTCCCGATTTGCCGTCCAGTGTTTCGGCCTTCTGGGTGGTGACCGGCTTTGCCATTTCGGTCGGCATCGGTCTTGTCGCCGGACTCATCCCGGCCATCAAAGCCGCCTATCTCGACCCGGCGGAAGCCCTGCGCTACGAATAA
- the hemE gene encoding uroporphyrinogen decarboxylase, whose protein sequence is MPLKNDLLVRAARRQPVERTPVWMMRQAGRYLPEYRAVRKDLPFLTLCKTVDLAVEVSLQPLRLLGVDAVILFSDILIPVEAMGLEVRLTEQVGPQIPNPVRTAADVAALRVPDPVETMPFVMDIIRTLKREIADEVPLLGFAGAPWTLAAYMIEGGSSKNYHLIKTMMYREPALFHQLMEKLADTQALYLKAQIEAGVDAVQLFDSWAGELSAEDFAAFALPYLQRVFEQVGGAVPRILYVNGSAHLLEGMLASGAEVLSIDWRTDMAEAVRRVQGKAALQGNLDPCRLLGTREGIVRGVEEVLAKAKGAAGHILNLGHGVLPPTPVENARTFIAAAQGRLT, encoded by the coding sequence ATGCCTTTGAAAAATGACCTGTTGGTGCGCGCCGCGCGGCGGCAGCCCGTCGAACGGACGCCGGTGTGGATGATGCGGCAGGCGGGACGCTATTTGCCGGAGTACCGCGCTGTTCGCAAGGATTTGCCCTTTTTGACGCTGTGCAAGACGGTGGACTTGGCGGTCGAGGTGTCACTGCAACCGCTGCGCCTGCTGGGCGTGGACGCGGTGATTTTGTTTTCCGACATTTTGATTCCGGTCGAGGCGATGGGACTAGAAGTGCGGCTGACGGAGCAGGTCGGGCCGCAGATCCCCAACCCGGTACGGACGGCGGCGGACGTGGCGGCGTTGCGCGTGCCGGACCCGGTTGAGACGATGCCGTTTGTGATGGACATCATTCGGACGCTCAAGCGGGAGATTGCGGATGAAGTGCCGCTGCTGGGTTTTGCAGGCGCGCCGTGGACGCTGGCGGCGTATATGATTGAGGGCGGGAGTTCGAAAAACTACCACCTGATCAAGACGATGATGTACCGGGAGCCGGCGCTGTTTCACCAGCTAATGGAGAAGCTGGCGGACACACAAGCGCTCTATTTGAAGGCGCAGATTGAGGCCGGGGTGGACGCGGTGCAGTTGTTTGACTCGTGGGCTGGGGAGTTGTCGGCGGAGGATTTTGCGGCCTTTGCGCTGCCGTACCTTCAGCGGGTGTTTGAGCAGGTTGGGGGCGCGGTGCCGCGTATTCTGTACGTCAACGGGAGCGCGCACTTGTTGGAGGGGATGCTGGCGTCTGGGGCGGAGGTGTTGAGCATAGACTGGCGGACGGACATGGCGGAGGCGGTCCGGCGCGTGCAGGGGAAGGCGGCGTTGCAGGGGAACTTGGACCCGTGTCGGCTGTTAGGGACGCGGGAGGGGATTGTACGTGGGGTGGAGGAGGTTTTGGCGAAGGCGAAGGGGGCGGCGGGACACATTCTGAACTTGGGACACGGGGTCTTGCCGCCGACGCCGGTGGAGAACGCGCGGACGTTCATCGCCGCCGCACAGGGTCGGCTAACGTAG
- a CDS encoding carbohydrate binding family 9 domain-containing protein, giving the protein MTAFAAFLVAVGWLSVSVFGQDVSTALRPSVRITHTEEPIQVDGRLDEPAWVKAEVIRDFRQQEPFEGSPPTEKTECRLLYDRRYIYIGIRCFDSEPDKINARDLNRDSGFGNDDKIAVLLDTYRDGRNAYRFSVNPLGTQSDALITDEGRDFNLSWDTQWLSGATRDDEGWAAEIAIPLVSLRFRKGATSWGFNVSRIIRRKNEVVLWSSWQRAFGLLRVSQAGELTGVEEISRPRLFEIKPYITGRVRQNVPTPLGGRFESGFSGAVGVEVARVGVTPSVTAEFTVNPDFGQAEVDQQVVNLTRFSVFFPERRDFFLENAGIFLFGRPGVNQLFFTRRIGLTDDGAPLPIDFGAKVTGKAGPWNIGFLHVETRPLREAGRTERAVPRERFTVARVKRDVGTRSNIGAIALNRQGGERRAYNRGVGLDAQINFNDYWTSYAFIAKTFSPGLSGDSTSFRVQSGYDTNRMRLFGIYEEIGRNYNPELGFALRRDVRQYFGDAAYKWRPAAIAKTVREIRFEGFGEYYQDRTTGDLQTRTFATAVTVDFANSAGLTIRPWRTETDAPTRPFRIRPGVVIPPGRYTFHRHSANFSTDRSRRFLFDAGGSWGGFYGGTRRELNAGFTWRPDSHLSLEAGHSFNAVRLPQGEFSTNLFNGRVTYNFSRKWLSTCLVQINSAARLTSINARVRYIYRPNSDIFFIFNQTTGVGVGRPNRQFQIKVTYDFIR; this is encoded by the coding sequence TTGACGGCGTTCGCTGCCTTCCTCGTCGCCGTCGGCTGGTTGAGCGTGTCCGTGTTTGGGCAGGACGTTTCAACCGCCCTGCGCCCGTCCGTACGCATTACGCACACGGAAGAGCCAATCCAAGTGGACGGTCGGCTGGATGAACCGGCGTGGGTGAAAGCGGAAGTCATCCGCGATTTTCGTCAGCAGGAGCCGTTTGAAGGCTCGCCGCCGACCGAAAAGACGGAGTGCCGCCTGTTGTACGACCGGCGGTACATTTACATCGGGATTCGCTGCTTTGACAGTGAGCCGGACAAAATCAACGCCCGCGATCTGAACCGCGACTCCGGTTTCGGCAACGACGACAAAATCGCCGTCCTGCTCGACACCTACCGGGACGGCCGCAACGCCTATCGTTTTTCGGTCAATCCGCTCGGCACGCAGTCCGACGCGCTCATCACCGATGAAGGCCGCGACTTCAACCTGTCGTGGGATACGCAGTGGTTGTCGGGCGCGACGCGCGACGACGAAGGCTGGGCGGCGGAAATCGCCATCCCGCTCGTGAGCCTGCGCTTTCGGAAGGGCGCGACTTCGTGGGGCTTCAACGTCTCGCGCATCATTCGCCGGAAAAACGAAGTCGTCCTGTGGTCGAGCTGGCAGCGCGCCTTTGGGCTGCTGCGCGTTTCGCAGGCCGGGGAACTCACCGGCGTGGAAGAAATAAGCCGCCCACGACTCTTTGAAATCAAGCCTTACATCACCGGGCGGGTGCGCCAAAACGTCCCGACGCCGCTTGGCGGTCGTTTTGAAAGCGGTTTTTCGGGAGCGGTCGGCGTCGAGGTCGCCCGCGTCGGCGTCACGCCGTCGGTGACGGCGGAGTTCACCGTCAATCCCGACTTCGGGCAGGCGGAAGTGGATCAACAAGTGGTCAACCTGACGCGCTTTTCCGTGTTCTTTCCCGAACGGCGCGACTTCTTCCTCGAAAATGCGGGGATTTTTCTGTTCGGCCGCCCCGGCGTCAATCAGCTTTTCTTCACCCGCCGGATTGGGCTGACCGACGACGGCGCGCCGCTGCCGATTGATTTCGGAGCGAAAGTCACCGGGAAGGCCGGCCCGTGGAACATCGGCTTTCTGCATGTCGAAACGCGCCCGTTGCGTGAAGCAGGCCGTACGGAACGCGCCGTGCCGCGCGAGCGATTCACCGTCGCGCGGGTCAAACGCGATGTTGGGACACGCTCCAACATCGGGGCCATCGCGCTCAATCGGCAGGGCGGGGAACGGCGGGCGTACAACCGGGGCGTCGGCCTCGACGCGCAAATCAACTTCAACGACTACTGGACAAGCTACGCTTTCATCGCCAAGACCTTCTCGCCGGGGCTGTCCGGCGATTCGACGAGCTTTCGCGTGCAGAGCGGCTACGACACGAATCGAATGCGGCTCTTCGGGATTTACGAGGAAATCGGGCGCAACTACAACCCGGAGCTGGGGTTCGCGTTGCGCCGCGACGTGCGGCAGTACTTCGGCGACGCCGCCTACAAGTGGCGACCGGCCGCCATAGCGAAGACCGTGCGTGAGATTCGCTTCGAGGGTTTTGGCGAGTACTACCAAGATCGAACGACCGGCGATTTGCAGACCCGGACGTTCGCCACGGCCGTGACGGTGGATTTCGCCAACTCCGCCGGGTTGACCATTCGCCCGTGGCGTACGGAAACCGACGCGCCGACCCGGCCGTTTCGGATTCGTCCGGGCGTCGTCATTCCGCCGGGGCGGTACACGTTCCATCGCCACAGCGCAAACTTTTCCACCGATCGCAGTCGGCGTTTTCTCTTTGACGCCGGCGGCAGTTGGGGCGGTTTTTACGGCGGGACGCGCCGGGAACTCAACGCCGGCTTTACGTGGCGGCCGGACTCACACCTGTCGCTCGAAGCCGGCCACAGCTTCAACGCCGTCCGGTTGCCGCAGGGTGAATTTTCAACCAACTTGTTCAATGGGCGCGTAACGTATAACTTCTCACGCAAGTGGCTTTCCACGTGTTTGGTGCAGATCAACTCGGCGGCGCGCCTGACCAGCATCAATGCGCGGGTGCGTTACATTTATCGTCCGAATTCGGACATTTTTTTCATCTTCAACCAGACAACCGGCGTCGGCGTCGGGCGTCCAAATCGGCAGTTTCAGATCAAGGTGACGTACGATTTTATCCGCTGA
- a CDS encoding ABC transporter permease, which translates to MSTGGMPFREAVRLAVDALRAHKLRSFLTLLGVIFGVMTVVAVAAVIEGMNVYVGKTMEEEFGANTVILDRYGIVTSLDEWLRVQKNKLITMDDYRDLRARASLAQEMGIRLEQSIPYLRYGGSELTNVSVIGYSPSVPAMGAGNISVEEGRFIVESDDENCANVAYVGYNIRDKLFGGADPVGRDIRIQGELFRIIGVSKKLGAFLGTDRDTFVVIPPSVHLRLFGPRQSLSIVLQPKPGVALEALEDQVRSIMRARHHLRPEQKDDFAFIGADALKDLWRNLTGMIAVVALGVVSISLVVGGIVIMNIMLVAVTERTREIGIRKSLGARRRDILSQFLVESALLSGVGGVIGLVAAWAGLVVASQFGLPFAMPIWAVVLALVVSISVGLLFGIYPAYRAANLDPVVALRAE; encoded by the coding sequence ATGTCTACTGGCGGTATGCCGTTTCGTGAGGCGGTTCGGCTGGCTGTTGACGCGCTGCGCGCCCACAAGCTGCGGAGTTTTCTGACTCTGCTGGGCGTCATCTTCGGGGTCATGACCGTGGTCGCCGTTGCGGCCGTTATTGAAGGCATGAACGTCTATGTCGGCAAAACAATGGAAGAGGAATTCGGCGCTAATACGGTCATCCTTGACCGCTACGGCATTGTGACCAGCCTTGATGAATGGCTGCGTGTCCAAAAAAACAAACTTATTACTATGGATGACTACCGCGACCTGCGCGCACGAGCGAGTTTGGCGCAGGAAATGGGTATTCGGCTCGAACAATCCATTCCTTATCTGCGCTATGGCGGGTCGGAGTTGACGAATGTTTCGGTCATCGGCTACTCGCCCAGCGTTCCTGCGATGGGGGCCGGCAACATTTCGGTTGAGGAAGGACGCTTTATTGTCGAAAGCGACGATGAAAACTGCGCCAACGTCGCCTATGTCGGGTATAACATCCGCGACAAGCTCTTCGGCGGCGCCGATCCGGTCGGACGCGACATCCGCATCCAAGGCGAGCTGTTTCGCATCATCGGCGTTTCCAAAAAACTAGGCGCGTTTCTCGGCACTGACCGCGATACCTTTGTCGTGATCCCGCCTTCGGTACACCTGCGCCTTTTCGGCCCACGCCAGTCGCTTTCGATTGTACTGCAACCGAAGCCCGGTGTGGCGCTCGAAGCCCTCGAAGACCAAGTGCGCAGTATTATGCGCGCCCGACATCACCTACGCCCGGAACAAAAAGACGACTTTGCCTTCATCGGCGCCGACGCCCTCAAAGACCTCTGGCGCAACCTTACCGGGATGATCGCCGTCGTCGCGTTGGGCGTCGTTTCCATCTCACTAGTTGTCGGCGGCATCGTCATTATGAACATCATGCTGGTCGCCGTGACGGAACGAACGCGCGAAATCGGCATCCGCAAGAGCCTTGGCGCGCGACGGCGGGATATTCTGTCGCAGTTTTTGGTTGAGTCCGCGCTGCTTTCGGGCGTAGGCGGCGTCATTGGGCTAGTCGCGGCTTGGGCCGGATTGGTTGTCGCCTCCCAGTTTGGACTGCCCTTTGCAATGCCGATCTGGGCGGTAGTCTTGGCGCTGGTCGTCTCAATCAGCGTCGGGCTGCTTTTCGGTATTTACCCGGCGTATCGCGCCGCAAACCTCGACCCAGTTGTGGCGTTGCGCGCCGAGTAA